In Streptomyces sp. NBC_00569, a single genomic region encodes these proteins:
- a CDS encoding YrdB family protein codes for MKTANLGVLFLIELAALGAVGRWGFTRDVSAPLAWLLGLGVIAVMITLWALFGSQKASYKTRGAGRVAFELVWFGAGAAALLLAGAVGWAIAYVLVCAVSKTLAVVWQQ; via the coding sequence ATGAAGACGGCGAACCTGGGTGTGCTCTTCCTGATCGAACTGGCCGCCCTCGGGGCCGTCGGGCGCTGGGGGTTCACCCGTGACGTCTCGGCCCCGCTCGCCTGGCTGCTCGGCCTCGGGGTCATCGCCGTGATGATCACGCTGTGGGCGCTGTTCGGGTCCCAGAAGGCGTCGTACAAGACGCGGGGCGCGGGCCGGGTCGCCTTCGAGCTGGTGTGGTTCGGGGCGGGCGCGGCCGCGCTCCTGCTGGCAGGGGCCGTCGGCTGGGCCATCGCCTACGTCCTGGTGTGCGCGGTGAGCAAGACGCTCGCGGTGGTCTGGCAGCAGTAG
- a CDS encoding TetR/AcrR family transcriptional regulator: MSYGDGMGTRTARSEERRAEILRAALEVIAERGYRGATLGAVAERVGLTQQGLLHYFRTKEALLVAVLEERDQWDAVPDSRWRLDLLASLVEYNAMRPGIVQTFSALLGESVTEDHPARPYFTQRYGNVRESMAAVLRTEYGERLPGGLTPERAAPLLVAVMDGLQYQWLLDPESVDMAGAFRDFLALVEGDPGDKGDADPG, encoded by the coding sequence ATGTCGTACGGTGACGGCATGGGTACGAGAACCGCCAGGAGCGAGGAACGGCGCGCGGAGATCCTCCGTGCCGCCCTGGAGGTGATCGCCGAGCGCGGGTACCGCGGCGCGACACTGGGGGCGGTGGCCGAGCGCGTCGGGCTCACGCAGCAGGGGCTGCTGCACTACTTCCGCACCAAGGAAGCACTGCTCGTCGCGGTCCTCGAGGAGCGCGACCAGTGGGATGCGGTGCCGGACAGCCGGTGGCGCCTCGACCTGCTCGCCTCGCTGGTCGAGTACAACGCGATGCGTCCCGGCATCGTGCAGACGTTCTCCGCGCTGCTCGGCGAGAGCGTCACGGAGGACCACCCGGCACGGCCCTACTTCACACAGCGGTACGGGAACGTGCGGGAGAGCATGGCCGCGGTGCTGCGCACCGAGTACGGGGAGCGGCTGCCCGGCGGCCTCACACCCGAGCGGGCGGCGCCGCTGCTCGTGGCGGTGATGGACGGGCTGCAGTACCAGTGGCTGCTGGACCCCGAGTCGGTGGACATGGCGGGCGCGTTCCGCGACTTCCTGGCGCTCGTCGAAGGCGACCCGGGTGACAAGGGCGACGCGGACCCCGGGTGA
- a CDS encoding glycoside hydrolase family 3 protein: protein MADTQQDQAREAVVEAALGKLDLDTKAGLLAGQDMWSLPAVPGIGLASLVMSDGPIGVRGIRWTADDPSIALPSPTALAAAWDPELACRAGRLLAQEARRKGVHVLLAPTVNLHRTPVGGRHFEAYSEDPYLTGAIGTGYVRGVQSGGVGTTVKHFVANDAETDRFTVDNVVSARALRELYLAPFEAIVENAHPWGIMTAYNTVNGTTMTEHRYLVNEVLRGEWGFDGFNVSDWMAARSTTGDIDGGLDVAMPGPETVYGPALAAAVRAGEVEESTVDEAVRNVLRLAARVGILEGAEPVVTETPAEIDGEALAREIARRAFVLVRNSGALPLRPGGSVALIGAAARDARVLGGGSATVFPAHVVSPLDGLTAALPEGTVTYAIGADPNEELAAADAGFELRARCLDAAGDLIGTASVPGGRIQWIGADLPDGVTHDTLHTVEFTGTFTPRASGPHTFGTQGIGGFTLTVAGQVLFDGEQPLASAADPFAAFFGSPVGRGEVDLVSGEPVDVSLRYVVFKPEDAPLQAIAFSLVHREPQRDPDELIAEAVEAARSADTAVVVVATTERVESEGFDRKDLRLPGRQDDLVRAVAAANPNTVVVVNSGSPVELPWREDVAAVLLSWFPGQEGGDALADVLTGAEEPGGRLPTTWGTFDDAPVTEVAPTDGRLAYTEGVFIGYRAWERSGATPSYAFGHGLGYTDWTYEAIEVRDGGATAVVRVRNSGERPGREVVQVYLAPEQADPARPARWLAGFAGVEAAPGESVEVTVPLARRAFEIWDENAGAWVHQPGAYEVEAGRSVADRRVSAMIKI from the coding sequence ATGGCGGACACCCAGCAGGACCAGGCACGAGAGGCGGTCGTCGAGGCCGCACTCGGCAAGCTCGACCTCGACACCAAGGCGGGCCTCCTCGCCGGGCAGGACATGTGGTCCCTGCCCGCTGTGCCCGGCATCGGCCTCGCGTCCCTCGTGATGTCGGACGGCCCGATCGGCGTCCGCGGTATCCGCTGGACCGCGGACGACCCCTCGATCGCCCTTCCGTCACCGACCGCGCTCGCCGCCGCCTGGGACCCCGAACTCGCCTGCAGGGCAGGGCGGTTGCTCGCTCAGGAGGCCCGGCGCAAGGGCGTGCACGTGCTGCTCGCCCCGACCGTCAACCTGCACCGCACGCCCGTCGGAGGCCGGCACTTCGAGGCGTACAGCGAGGACCCGTACCTGACCGGCGCGATCGGCACCGGCTACGTGCGCGGCGTGCAGTCCGGCGGAGTCGGCACCACCGTCAAGCACTTCGTCGCCAACGACGCCGAGACCGACCGCTTCACCGTGGACAACGTGGTCAGCGCCCGCGCCCTGCGCGAGCTCTACCTCGCCCCCTTCGAGGCGATCGTCGAGAACGCGCACCCGTGGGGCATCATGACCGCCTACAACACGGTCAACGGCACGACGATGACCGAACACCGCTACCTCGTGAACGAGGTGCTCCGCGGCGAATGGGGCTTCGACGGCTTCAACGTCTCCGACTGGATGGCCGCCCGCTCCACCACCGGCGACATCGACGGCGGCCTCGACGTGGCCATGCCCGGCCCGGAGACGGTGTACGGGCCCGCGCTCGCCGCCGCCGTCCGTGCCGGAGAGGTCGAGGAGTCCACCGTCGACGAGGCCGTGCGCAACGTGCTGCGCCTCGCCGCCCGCGTCGGCATCCTCGAAGGCGCCGAGCCCGTGGTCACCGAGACCCCCGCCGAGATCGACGGCGAGGCACTCGCCCGCGAGATCGCGCGCCGCGCCTTCGTCCTCGTACGCAACTCCGGTGCGCTACCGCTGCGTCCGGGCGGCAGCGTCGCCCTCATCGGCGCCGCCGCACGCGACGCCCGCGTCCTCGGCGGCGGCTCCGCCACCGTCTTCCCCGCCCACGTCGTCTCCCCGCTCGACGGACTGACCGCAGCGCTCCCCGAGGGCACGGTCACCTACGCGATCGGCGCCGACCCGAACGAGGAACTCGCCGCCGCGGACGCCGGGTTCGAGCTGCGCGCCCGCTGCCTGGACGCCGCCGGCGACCTCATCGGCACCGCCTCCGTGCCCGGCGGCCGCATCCAGTGGATCGGCGCCGACCTGCCCGACGGAGTCACCCACGACACCCTGCACACCGTCGAGTTCACCGGCACCTTCACTCCGCGCGCCTCCGGGCCGCACACCTTCGGCACCCAGGGCATCGGCGGCTTCACCCTAACCGTCGCCGGACAGGTCCTCTTCGACGGGGAGCAGCCGCTCGCCTCCGCCGCCGACCCGTTCGCGGCGTTCTTCGGCAGCCCCGTCGGCCGTGGGGAGGTCGACCTCGTCTCCGGCGAACCCGTCGACGTGTCCCTGCGCTACGTCGTCTTCAAGCCCGAGGACGCCCCGCTCCAGGCCATCGCGTTCTCGCTGGTCCACCGCGAGCCGCAGCGCGACCCCGACGAGCTGATCGCCGAGGCCGTCGAGGCCGCGCGCTCCGCCGACACCGCGGTCGTCGTGGTGGCCACCACCGAACGCGTCGAGTCCGAGGGCTTCGACCGCAAGGACCTGCGCCTGCCGGGCCGCCAGGACGACCTCGTGCGCGCCGTCGCCGCCGCCAACCCGAACACCGTCGTGGTCGTGAACTCCGGCTCCCCGGTGGAACTCCCGTGGCGCGAGGACGTCGCGGCCGTGCTCCTGAGCTGGTTCCCCGGCCAGGAGGGCGGCGACGCCCTCGCCGACGTCCTCACCGGAGCCGAGGAGCCCGGCGGCCGGCTGCCCACCACCTGGGGCACGTTCGATGACGCACCCGTCACCGAGGTCGCCCCCACCGACGGCCGGCTGGCCTACACCGAGGGCGTGTTCATCGGCTACCGCGCCTGGGAGCGGTCGGGCGCCACACCGTCGTACGCCTTCGGCCACGGCCTCGGCTACACCGACTGGACGTACGAGGCGATCGAGGTACGGGACGGGGGCGCGACGGCCGTGGTCCGCGTGCGCAACTCCGGAGAGCGGCCCGGTCGCGAGGTGGTCCAGGTCTATCTGGCGCCCGAACAGGCCGACCCCGCCCGTCCGGCCCGCTGGCTGGCCGGCTTCGCGGGCGTCGAGGCGGCACCCGGCGAGAGCGTCGAGGTCACCGTCCCGCTGGCGCGCCGCGCCTTCGAGATCTGGGACGAGAACGCCGGCGCGTGGGTCCACCAGCCGGGTGCGTACGAGGTCGAGGCGGGCCGCTCGGTCGCGGACCGCCGCGTGAGCGCGATGATCAAGATCTGA
- a CDS encoding aldose epimerase family protein translates to MRSELFGTLPDGMPVHRWTLERDGMRVRILTYGGIVQSAEVPDRAGATADVALGFPSLDEYLAHPGPFLGALVGRYANRIAGGRFPLDGRIYHLAQNNGTNALHGGERGFDKRVWDADPLEHGVRLHRVSPHGEEGFPGRMEVSATYTLDEGGALRIAYEAVADAPTVVNLTNHSYWNLGGADSGDAAGGHEVRIAASRFTAADGDLIPTGEFTEVAGTAFDFREPRKPGLGHDRNYVLDKGVTEAPVEVAELHDPASGRTLSVATTEPGLQLYTADHFDETLPFAPGAGIALETQHFPDSPNRPRFPSTELRPGQVFRSETVYGFGTRA, encoded by the coding sequence ATGCGCAGCGAACTCTTCGGCACGCTCCCCGACGGCATGCCCGTCCACCGCTGGACCCTCGAACGCGACGGGATGCGGGTGCGCATCCTGACGTACGGCGGGATCGTCCAGTCGGCCGAGGTTCCCGACCGGGCCGGTGCCACGGCGGATGTGGCTCTCGGGTTTCCCTCACTGGACGAGTATCTCGCCCATCCGGGCCCTTTCCTCGGCGCGCTGGTCGGCCGGTACGCGAACCGGATCGCGGGCGGCCGCTTCCCGCTCGACGGCCGGATCTACCACCTGGCGCAGAACAACGGGACGAACGCCCTGCACGGCGGCGAGCGCGGCTTCGACAAGCGCGTGTGGGACGCGGACCCGCTGGAGCACGGTGTGCGCCTGCACCGGGTGAGCCCGCACGGCGAGGAGGGCTTCCCGGGGCGCATGGAGGTCTCGGCGACGTACACGCTCGACGAGGGCGGGGCGCTGCGGATCGCGTACGAGGCGGTGGCCGATGCGCCGACCGTCGTGAACCTGACGAACCACTCGTACTGGAATCTGGGCGGCGCGGACTCGGGTGACGCGGCGGGCGGGCACGAGGTGCGGATCGCGGCCTCTCGGTTCACCGCGGCGGACGGGGATCTGATCCCGACCGGGGAGTTCACCGAGGTCGCGGGGACGGCCTTCGACTTCCGGGAGCCGCGGAAGCCGGGGCTCGGCCACGACCGCAACTACGTGCTCGACAAGGGGGTCACCGAGGCGCCGGTGGAGGTCGCCGAGCTGCACGACCCGGCGTCGGGGCGGACGCTGTCCGTCGCGACGACCGAGCCGGGGCTCCAGCTGTACACAGCCGACCACTTCGACGAGACCCTGCCGTTCGCGCCCGGCGCCGGGATCGCCCTGGAGACCCAGCACTTCCCGGACTCCCCCAACCGGCCCCGGTTCCCGTCGACGGAACTGAGGCCGGGTCAGGTGTTCCGTTCGGAGACGGTGTACGGGTTCGGCACCCGCGCCTGA
- a CDS encoding SGNH/GDSL hydrolase family protein, with translation MRIRSHRSAAVQAAVAGVTAVLLGAAGLAACDAIGGNSPGPRGSTAGTKPSPKPTPAWDTSPRSIAAVGDSITRGFDACSVLTDCPEVSWATGSDAGVRSLAVRLLGKDRAATHSWNYARTGARMADLPAQMEQAAAVSPGLVTVMAGANDACRPTPASMTPVDAFRADFEDAMRTLRREVPKAQVYVSSVPDLKRLWSAGRTNPLGKQVWKLGICSSMLADPDDLAAAATRRRASVQDRVVAYNEVLQEVCAKDRRCRYDGGAVFDYRFDGRQLSHWDWFHPSKDGQSRLAAMAYRRVTAKEPIT, from the coding sequence ATGCGGATCCGAAGCCACCGGTCAGCTGCCGTCCAGGCCGCCGTCGCCGGTGTGACGGCGGTTCTGCTCGGTGCCGCGGGCCTCGCCGCGTGCGACGCGATCGGCGGTAACTCCCCGGGGCCGAGGGGCAGTACGGCCGGTACGAAGCCGTCCCCGAAGCCCACCCCCGCGTGGGACACGAGCCCGCGCTCCATTGCCGCCGTGGGCGACTCCATCACGCGGGGCTTCGACGCCTGCTCGGTCCTCACGGACTGCCCGGAGGTGTCGTGGGCGACCGGTTCCGATGCCGGAGTGCGCAGTCTCGCGGTCCGGCTCCTCGGAAAGGACCGAGCGGCCACGCACAGTTGGAACTACGCGCGCACAGGCGCCCGGATGGCTGACCTTCCCGCGCAGATGGAGCAGGCGGCCGCGGTGTCGCCGGGCCTGGTGACGGTGATGGCGGGGGCCAACGACGCGTGCCGGCCGACACCCGCCTCGATGACCCCGGTCGACGCGTTCCGCGCCGACTTCGAGGACGCGATGCGCACGCTGCGGCGCGAGGTGCCCAAGGCACAGGTGTATGTGTCGAGCGTGCCGGACCTCAAGCGCCTGTGGTCGGCGGGCCGGACGAACCCGCTGGGCAAGCAGGTGTGGAAGCTCGGCATCTGCTCGTCGATGCTGGCCGACCCGGACGACCTCGCCGCGGCGGCGACACGGCGCCGGGCGTCGGTGCAGGACCGGGTGGTGGCGTACAACGAGGTGCTCCAGGAGGTGTGCGCGAAGGACCGGCGGTGCCGGTACGACGGCGGGGCGGTCTTCGACTACAGGTTCGACGGGCGGCAGCTGAGTCACTGGGACTGGTTCCACCCCAGCAAGGACGGCCAGTCCCGGCTCGCGGCGATGGCGTACCGCCGGGTGACGGCGAAGGAGCCGATCACCTGA
- a CDS encoding DUF3145 domain-containing protein, giving the protein MTTRGVLYVHSAPRALCPHVEWAVAGVLGARISLDWIRQPAAPGTWRSEFSWRGEAGTASKLASALRGWQLLRFEVTAEPCATAEGERYSATPELGIFHAVTGIHGDILIPEDRLRAALARSKGGETDLEAELAKLLGKPWDDELESFRYAGEGAPVRWLHQVV; this is encoded by the coding sequence GTGACGACACGTGGAGTTCTGTACGTGCACTCCGCACCGCGCGCGCTGTGCCCGCACGTCGAATGGGCAGTCGCGGGCGTGCTCGGCGCGCGCATCAGCCTCGACTGGATCCGCCAGCCGGCGGCGCCGGGAACGTGGAGATCCGAGTTCTCCTGGCGCGGTGAGGCGGGCACCGCCTCCAAACTGGCGTCCGCGCTGCGCGGCTGGCAGCTCCTGCGCTTCGAGGTGACGGCCGAACCCTGCGCGACGGCCGAGGGCGAGCGCTACAGCGCCACCCCCGAACTGGGCATCTTCCACGCCGTCACCGGCATCCACGGCGACATCCTCATCCCCGAGGACCGGCTGCGCGCCGCGCTCGCCCGCTCCAAGGGCGGTGAGACGGACCTGGAGGCCGAACTCGCCAAACTCCTCGGCAAGCCCTGGGACGACGAACTGGAATCCTTCCGCTACGCGGGCGAGGGCGCCCCGGTGCGGTGGCTGCACCAGGTGGTGTGA
- a CDS encoding beta-ketoacyl-[acyl-carrier-protein] synthase family protein — MSPTNRTVVVTGIGATTPLGGDATSTWEGLVAGRSGVRPLEQEWAADQAVRIAAQIAVEPSEIIPRPQARRLDRSAQFALIAAKEAWADAGYTDKAGEDPAVAPDRLGAVIASGIGGVTTLLDQYDVLKEKGVRRVSPHTVPMLMPNGPSANVGLAVNARAGVHTPVSACASGAEAIGYAIEMIRTGRADVVVAGGTEAAIHPLPIAAFGNMMAMSKNNDDPQGASRPYDVGRDGFVLGEGAGVLVLESAEHAAKRGARVYAEAVGQGISADSHDIVQPEPGGRGISQALQNLLDNTDLDPAEIVHVNAHATSTPAGDVAELKALRKVFGDDTDHMAVSATKSMTGHLLGGAGGIESVASVLALYHRVAPPTINVENLDPEAEAAADIVRGEARKLPVEGRIAALNDSFGFGGHNVVLAFRSV, encoded by the coding sequence GTGAGCCCGACCAATCGCACCGTGGTCGTCACCGGTATCGGCGCAACCACACCGCTGGGTGGCGACGCGACGTCCACCTGGGAGGGTCTGGTCGCCGGTCGTTCCGGTGTCCGTCCCCTCGAACAGGAGTGGGCCGCCGACCAGGCGGTCCGCATCGCGGCGCAGATCGCCGTGGAACCGAGCGAGATCATCCCGCGCCCGCAGGCCCGTCGCCTGGACCGCTCGGCGCAGTTCGCGCTGATCGCGGCCAAGGAGGCCTGGGCCGACGCCGGTTACACCGACAAGGCCGGTGAGGACCCCGCCGTCGCCCCCGACCGGCTCGGCGCGGTCATCGCCTCCGGCATCGGCGGCGTGACGACGCTCCTCGACCAGTACGACGTGCTGAAGGAGAAGGGCGTACGCCGCGTCTCCCCGCACACCGTCCCGATGCTCATGCCGAACGGCCCCTCGGCCAACGTCGGCCTGGCCGTGAACGCCCGCGCGGGTGTGCACACCCCGGTCTCCGCCTGCGCGTCCGGCGCCGAGGCCATCGGCTACGCGATCGAGATGATCCGCACGGGCCGTGCGGACGTCGTGGTCGCCGGTGGCACCGAGGCCGCCATCCACCCGCTGCCCATCGCCGCCTTCGGCAACATGATGGCGATGTCCAAGAACAACGACGACCCGCAGGGCGCCTCGCGTCCCTACGACGTCGGCCGGGACGGCTTCGTCCTCGGTGAGGGCGCCGGTGTCCTGGTCCTCGAGTCCGCCGAGCACGCCGCCAAGCGCGGCGCCCGCGTCTACGCGGAGGCGGTCGGCCAGGGCATCTCCGCCGACAGCCACGACATCGTCCAGCCCGAGCCGGGTGGCCGCGGCATCTCGCAGGCCCTGCAGAACCTGCTCGACAACACCGACCTGGACCCGGCCGAGATCGTGCACGTGAACGCGCACGCGACCTCGACTCCGGCCGGTGACGTGGCCGAGCTCAAGGCGCTGCGCAAGGTCTTCGGCGACGACACCGACCACATGGCGGTCTCCGCCACCAAGTCGATGACGGGCCACCTCCTCGGCGGCGCCGGCGGTATCGAGTCGGTCGCGTCGGTGCTCGCGCTGTACCACCGGGTGGCTCCGCCGACGATCAACGTCGAGAACCTCGACCCGGAGGCGGAGGCCGCCGCCGACATCGTCCGCGGTGAGGCTCGCAAGCTGCCCGTCGAGGGCCGCATCGCCGCGCTGAACGACTCGTTCGGCTTCGGCGGACACAACGTCGTGCTGGCGTTCCGCTCGGTCTGA
- a CDS encoding acyl carrier protein, producing the protein MAATQEEIVAGLAEIVNEIAGIPVEDVQLDKSFTDDLDVDSLSMVEVVVAAEERFDVKIPDDDVKNLKTVGDATDYIVKHQA; encoded by the coding sequence ATGGCCGCCACTCAGGAAGAGATCGTCGCCGGTCTCGCGGAGATCGTGAACGAGATCGCCGGCATCCCGGTCGAGGACGTCCAGCTGGACAAGTCCTTCACCGACGACCTGGACGTCGACTCGCTGTCCATGGTCGAGGTCGTCGTCGCCGCCGAAGAGCGCTTCGACGTCAAGATCCCGGACGACGACGTCAAGAACCTCAAGACCGTCGGTGACGCCACCGACTACATCGTCAAGCACCAGGCCTGA
- a CDS encoding ketoacyl-ACP synthase III has protein sequence MSKIKPSQGAPYARIMGVGGYRPTRVVPNEVILEKIDSSDEWIRSRSGIATRHWASDSETVAAMSIEASGKAIADAGISAEQIGAVVVSTVSHFKQTPAIATEIADKLGTGKAAAFDISAGCAGFGYGLTLAKGMVVEGSAEYVLVIGVERLSDLTDLEDRATAFLFGDGAGAVVVGPSPEPHIGPTVWGSEGDKSETIKQTVPWDEFRVGDVSKLPLDSKGEIKFPAITQEGQAVFRWAVFEMAKVAQQALDAAGISADDLDVFIPHQANMRIIDSMVKTLKLPEHVTVARDIETTGNTSAASIPLAMERLLATGKAKSGDTALVIGFGAGLVYAATVVTLP, from the coding sequence ATGTCGAAGATCAAGCCCAGTCAGGGCGCCCCGTACGCGCGCATCATGGGCGTCGGCGGTTACCGGCCGACGCGGGTCGTGCCGAACGAGGTGATCCTCGAGAAGATCGACTCGTCCGACGAGTGGATTCGCTCCCGTTCGGGCATCGCGACGCGCCACTGGGCCTCCGACTCGGAGACCGTGGCCGCGATGTCGATCGAGGCTTCCGGCAAGGCCATCGCGGACGCCGGGATCAGCGCGGAGCAGATCGGCGCCGTGGTCGTGTCGACCGTGTCGCACTTCAAGCAGACCCCGGCCATCGCCACCGAGATCGCGGACAAGCTCGGCACCGGCAAGGCGGCCGCGTTCGACATCTCCGCCGGGTGCGCGGGCTTCGGCTACGGCCTGACCCTCGCCAAGGGCATGGTCGTCGAGGGCAGCGCCGAGTACGTACTGGTGATCGGCGTGGAGCGGCTGAGCGACCTGACCGACCTGGAGGACCGCGCGACGGCCTTCCTGTTCGGTGACGGCGCCGGCGCCGTCGTCGTGGGCCCCTCGCCGGAGCCGCACATCGGCCCCACCGTCTGGGGTTCCGAGGGCGACAAGTCCGAGACGATCAAGCAGACCGTGCCGTGGGACGAGTTCCGCGTCGGTGATGTGTCGAAGCTGCCGCTCGACAGCAAGGGCGAGATCAAGTTCCCTGCGATCACGCAGGAGGGCCAGGCGGTGTTCCGCTGGGCCGTGTTCGAGATGGCGAAGGTCGCCCAGCAGGCGCTGGACGCGGCCGGGATCAGCGCGGACGACCTGGACGTCTTCATTCCGCACCAGGCAAACATGCGGATCATCGACTCGATGGTGAAGACTCTGAAACTGCCGGAGCATGTCACGGTCGCCCGTGACATCGAGACCACCGGCAACACCTCGGCCGCCTCGATTCCGCTCGCGATGGAGCGGCTTCTGGCGACCGGGAAGGCGAAGAGCGGCGACACCGCCCTCGTCATCGGCTTCGGGGCGGGTCTCGTCTACGCCGCCACGGTCGTTACCCTCCCCTAG
- a CDS encoding ACP S-malonyltransferase codes for MLVLVAPGQGAQTPGFLTPWLDLPGAADRVAAWSDAIGLDLAHYGTQADADAIRDTAVAQPLLVAAGLLSAAALGDIAPDAVAGHSVGEITAAAFAGVLDDTAALQLVRKRGLAMADAAAVTKTGMSALLGGDPEVTVAHLEKLGLTPANVNGAGQIVAAGTLEELAALEADKPEGVRRVVPLTVAGAFHTRHMAPAVAKLEEAAQALTPADPTVAYVSNKDGRTVATGAEVVSRLVGQVANPVRWDLCMETFKELGVTALVEVCPGGTLTGLAKRALPGVKTLALKTPDDLDAARALIAEHSSAAADTQTA; via the coding sequence GTGCTCGTACTCGTCGCTCCCGGCCAAGGCGCTCAGACGCCCGGCTTCCTGACTCCCTGGCTCGACCTCCCCGGTGCCGCAGACCGCGTCGCCGCGTGGTCGGACGCCATCGGGCTCGACCTTGCCCACTACGGCACGCAGGCCGACGCGGACGCGATCCGTGACACGGCCGTCGCTCAGCCTCTGCTCGTCGCGGCCGGACTCCTGTCGGCCGCCGCACTCGGCGACATCGCTCCTGACGCCGTCGCGGGCCACAGCGTCGGCGAGATCACCGCGGCGGCCTTCGCCGGGGTTCTCGACGACACCGCCGCCCTCCAGCTCGTGCGCAAGCGCGGCCTGGCCATGGCCGATGCGGCCGCCGTGACCAAGACCGGTATGTCCGCCCTGCTCGGCGGCGACCCGGAGGTCACCGTCGCGCACCTGGAAAAGCTGGGTCTGACCCCGGCGAACGTGAACGGCGCCGGCCAGATCGTGGCCGCGGGCACCCTTGAGGAGCTCGCCGCGCTCGAGGCCGACAAGCCCGAGGGCGTACGCCGGGTCGTGCCGCTGACGGTGGCCGGCGCGTTCCACACCCGCCACATGGCTCCCGCGGTGGCGAAGCTGGAAGAGGCCGCCCAGGCCCTGACGCCCGCCGACCCCACGGTCGCGTACGTGTCGAACAAGGACGGCCGGACGGTCGCCACCGGTGCCGAGGTCGTCTCGCGCCTGGTCGGCCAGGTGGCCAACCCGGTCCGCTGGGACCTGTGCATGGAGACCTTCAAGGAGCTCGGCGTGACCGCGCTCGTCGAGGTGTGCCCGGGCGGCACCCTCACCGGTCTCGCCAAGCGCGCCCTGCCGGGTGTGAAGACCCTCGCCCTCAAGACCCCCGACGACCTCGACGCAGCCCGCGCCCTGATCGCCGAGCACTCCTCCGCCGCGGCGGACACGCAGACGGCCTGA
- a CDS encoding PucR family transcriptional regulator, whose product MPEPSANEAPDHRDHRANPHPHSATLKRLEKSSGSLAAQAITRMDETLPWYRAMPPENRSWIGLVAQAGIAAFTEWFRHPDAPQAISTDVFGTAPRELTRAITLRQTVEMVRTTIEVMESAIDEVAAPGDESILREALLVYAREIAFATAQVYAQAAEARGAWDARLESLVVNAVLSGEADEGAVSRAAALGWNSPEHVCVVLGTAPEGDSELTVEAIRRAARHAKLQVLTGVLGDRLVVIAGGNNNPLQVAKSLIGPYAAGPVVAGPVVPDLLAATRSAQAAAAGLKACGAWQDAPRPVLADDLLPERAIASDPAAREQLVEEIYRPLEEAGSALLETLSVYLEQASSLEGAARMLFVHPNTVRYRLRRVTDVTGWSPSDVRSAFTLRIALILGRLADADPQS is encoded by the coding sequence GTGCCCGAACCCTCAGCGAACGAAGCCCCGGACCATCGCGACCACCGTGCGAACCCCCACCCGCACTCCGCGACCCTGAAGCGCCTGGAGAAGTCGTCCGGGAGCCTCGCCGCGCAGGCCATCACGCGCATGGACGAGACGCTGCCGTGGTACCGGGCGATGCCACCGGAGAACCGCTCCTGGATCGGGCTGGTCGCTCAGGCCGGTATCGCGGCCTTCACCGAGTGGTTCCGGCACCCGGACGCCCCGCAGGCGATCTCGACCGACGTGTTCGGCACCGCTCCGCGCGAGCTGACCCGGGCCATCACACTGCGCCAGACCGTGGAGATGGTCCGCACGACCATCGAGGTCATGGAATCCGCGATCGACGAGGTGGCGGCGCCCGGCGACGAGTCGATCCTGCGTGAGGCGCTGCTCGTCTACGCACGGGAGATCGCATTCGCGACCGCCCAGGTCTACGCGCAGGCGGCTGAGGCGCGGGGCGCGTGGGACGCCCGCCTGGAGTCCCTGGTGGTCAACGCGGTTCTCTCCGGCGAGGCCGACGAGGGTGCCGTCAGCAGGGCCGCGGCGCTCGGGTGGAACTCGCCGGAGCACGTGTGTGTGGTGCTCGGCACCGCTCCCGAAGGGGACAGCGAGCTGACGGTCGAGGCGATCCGGCGGGCCGCCCGGCACGCCAAGCTCCAGGTCCTGACCGGGGTGCTCGGGGACCGTCTCGTCGTCATCGCGGGTGGCAACAACAATCCGCTCCAGGTCGCGAAGTCGCTGATCGGCCCGTATGCGGCGGGTCCTGTGGTGGCCGGTCCCGTGGTGCCTGACCTGCTCGCCGCCACCAGGTCGGCGCAGGCCGCGGCCGCGGGACTCAAGGCGTGCGGGGCGTGGCAGGACGCTCCGCGCCCCGTTCTGGCGGATGATCTCCTTCCGGAGCGGGCGATCGCGAGCGACCCTGCCGCGCGCGAGCAGTTGGTGGAGGAGATCTACAGACCGCTCGAGGAGGCCGGCTCGGCTCTTCTGGAGACGCTCAGCGTCTATCTGGAACAGGCGAGCAGCCTTGAGGGAGCGGCCCGGATGCTCTTCGTCCACCCGAACACCGTCCGCTACCGGCTTCGACGTGTGACGGACGTCACCGGCTGGTCACCCTCCGATGTCAGGTCGGCGTTCACGCTGAGGATCGCGCTGATCCTGGGGCGCCTCGCTGACGCAGATCCTCAGTCGTAG